From a region of the Azospirillum formosense genome:
- the rplI gene encoding 50S ribosomal protein L9 encodes MEVILLERVEKLGQMGQVVKVRPGFARNYLLPQKKAMRATKANMAFFEKQKAHLEAVNLERRKDAEQVAAKMNDVTVVVIRQAGETGVLYGSVTPRDVADALDAAGYKVDRKQVSIETPIKTLGLFKLRVVLHPEVSVSVTVNVARSQEEAELQLSRGGMVTAADLRDDEDEIEEAPEAAEAEVSEEG; translated from the coding sequence ATGGAAGTTATTCTGCTGGAGCGGGTCGAGAAGCTCGGCCAGATGGGCCAGGTCGTGAAGGTGCGTCCCGGCTTCGCCCGCAACTATCTGCTGCCGCAGAAGAAGGCCATGCGCGCCACCAAGGCGAACATGGCGTTCTTCGAGAAGCAGAAGGCCCACCTGGAGGCCGTCAACCTGGAGCGCCGCAAGGACGCCGAGCAGGTTGCCGCCAAGATGAACGACGTGACGGTCGTCGTGATCCGTCAGGCCGGCGAGACCGGCGTGCTGTACGGTTCGGTGACCCCGCGCGACGTCGCGGACGCCCTTGACGCCGCCGGCTACAAGGTCGACCGCAAGCAGGTGTCGATCGAGACCCCGATCAAGACGCTGGGCCTGTTCAAGCTGCGCGTCGTCCTGCACCCCGAGGTGAGCGTCTCCGTCACGGTGAACGTCGCCCGCTCGCAGGAAGAGGCCGAGCTGCAGCTGTCCCGTGGTGGCATGGTCACCGCGGCCGACCTGCGCGACGACGAGGACGAGATCGAGGAGGCCCCCGAGGCCGCCGAGGCCGAGGTTTCCGAGGAGGGCTGA
- a CDS encoding lytic transglycosylase domain-containing protein, protein MIIRHATRSAIAATLLGLIALSQPAGAASLTAQDLAVYRQAFKAADNDRHDEALRIAAQASNKLPAKVIRWMALATPGGGSFDEIAAFIRENGDWPNQAQLRRQAEKAMPIDLDEDRVLAWFKQYPPLSNEGFMRHADTLLATGNAERAVRMVRDRWVEANFTSADEEQFLARYRSHLRPQEHKARIDRLLWERQEAAVRRMLPFFDEAYDLLIEARIALDSDAKNADAALARVPASLRNDPGLLFDRARYRRRKGDDAGALEIIAQAPKDMGRPQAWWTERHILARRAMVNGDHNLAYRLVTAHGQTEGSGAAEAEFLAGFLALRFLDDPSSAFNHFHKLYRSVGAPISKARGAYWCGRAAEALGQTAQAKDWYAKAAQYGTTFYGQLAARHTGTGRIALPAEPRVSNADATAFERREVVRVTKLLAEIEGNTDERVTAFVRRISLDAKEPADYVLAAKLAREVGRRDLAVAAAKDAAQNDVFLVEAGYPMIESRPSAPEIALVHAIIRQESTFNTRVVSSAGARGLMQLMPGTAQLVASKLGVKHDNAKLISDPDYNVRLGSTYLADMIDRFNGSYIMAIAAYNAGPTRVRQWIETYGDPRGEAIDAVDWLELIPIYETRNYVQRVMEAMLVYRARIQGAKAELNLDKEIRR, encoded by the coding sequence ATGATCATCCGACATGCCACCCGTTCCGCCATTGCCGCCACCCTGCTGGGGCTGATCGCGCTGTCCCAGCCCGCCGGGGCGGCCAGCCTGACGGCGCAGGACCTCGCCGTCTACCGGCAGGCCTTCAAGGCCGCCGACAACGACCGCCACGACGAGGCGCTGCGCATCGCCGCCCAGGCCTCCAACAAGCTGCCGGCCAAGGTGATCCGCTGGATGGCCCTGGCGACTCCCGGCGGTGGCAGCTTCGACGAGATCGCCGCCTTCATCCGCGAGAACGGCGACTGGCCCAACCAGGCGCAGCTCCGCCGCCAGGCGGAAAAGGCGATGCCCATCGACCTCGACGAGGACCGGGTGCTCGCCTGGTTCAAGCAGTACCCGCCGCTGTCCAACGAAGGCTTCATGCGGCACGCCGACACGCTGCTGGCGACCGGCAACGCGGAGCGGGCGGTGCGCATGGTGCGCGACCGCTGGGTGGAGGCGAACTTCACCTCCGCGGACGAGGAGCAGTTCCTGGCCCGCTACCGCTCGCATCTGCGGCCGCAGGAGCACAAGGCGCGCATCGACCGGCTCCTGTGGGAGCGCCAGGAAGCGGCGGTGCGCCGCATGCTGCCCTTCTTCGACGAGGCCTATGACTTGCTGATCGAGGCGCGGATCGCCCTGGACAGCGACGCCAAGAACGCCGACGCGGCCCTCGCCCGCGTCCCCGCCTCCCTGCGCAACGACCCCGGCCTGCTGTTCGACCGCGCCCGCTATCGCCGCCGCAAGGGCGACGACGCGGGGGCGCTGGAGATCATCGCCCAGGCGCCCAAGGACATGGGCCGCCCGCAGGCCTGGTGGACGGAGCGCCACATCCTGGCCCGCCGCGCCATGGTGAACGGCGACCACAACCTCGCCTACCGTCTGGTGACGGCGCACGGACAGACCGAGGGAAGCGGCGCGGCGGAGGCGGAGTTCCTCGCCGGCTTCCTGGCGCTGCGCTTCCTCGACGACCCGTCGAGCGCCTTCAACCATTTCCACAAGCTCTACCGCTCCGTCGGCGCGCCGATCAGCAAGGCGCGCGGCGCCTACTGGTGCGGACGCGCGGCGGAGGCGCTGGGCCAGACGGCGCAGGCCAAGGACTGGTACGCCAAGGCCGCCCAGTACGGGACGACCTTCTACGGCCAGCTCGCCGCCCGCCACACCGGGACCGGGCGCATCGCCCTGCCCGCCGAGCCGCGCGTGTCGAACGCCGACGCCACCGCCTTCGAGCGTCGGGAGGTGGTCCGCGTGACCAAGCTGCTGGCGGAGATCGAGGGCAACACCGACGAGCGGGTGACCGCCTTCGTGCGCCGCATCAGCCTCGACGCCAAGGAGCCGGCGGATTACGTGCTGGCGGCCAAGCTGGCCCGCGAGGTCGGGCGCCGCGACCTCGCCGTCGCCGCCGCCAAGGACGCCGCGCAAAACGACGTGTTCCTGGTCGAAGCCGGCTACCCGATGATCGAAAGCCGCCCGTCCGCTCCGGAAATCGCCCTGGTGCACGCCATCATCCGCCAGGAGAGCACCTTCAACACCCGCGTGGTGTCGTCCGCCGGGGCGCGCGGCCTGATGCAGCTCATGCCCGGGACGGCGCAGTTGGTCGCCAGCAAGCTGGGCGTCAAGCACGACAACGCCAAGCTGATCAGCGACCCGGACTACAACGTGCGGCTCGGCTCGACCTATCTGGCCGACATGATCGACCGCTTCAACGGCTCCTACATCATGGCCATCGCCGCCTACAACGCCGGCCCGACCCGTGTCCGCCAGTGGATCGAGACCTACGGCGACCCGCGCGGCGAGGCCATCGACGCGGTGGACTGGCTGGAGCTGATCCCGATCTACGAGACCCGCAACTACGTGCAGCGGGTGATGGAGGCCATGCTGGTCTACCGGGCGCGCATCCAGGGCGCCAAGGCGGAGCTGAACCTGGACAAGGAAATCCGTCGCTGA
- the mltG gene encoding endolytic transglycosylase MltG, with product MGWGLRIAAGALTVLTAGSGVAFWGALRVMAPGPLEHAETVVIPRGSGLEAIALTLEDAGVVDSPILFLFAAKLQGPLKAGEYAFPAGISVDGVLEMLRQGKTVVRRFTVPEGLTSAQVVALLDAEPALNGELKALPKDGTLLPETYHYSFGDSRSALVERMQHAMTQALNEAWKNRGPDLPYETPQQALTMASIVEKETGVAAERAKVAGVFVNRLETGMKLQSDPTVIYALTDGSGELGRALTRNDWKFESPYNTYVAAGLPPGPIANPGRASIQAALHPEKHDFLYFVADGTGGHVFAKTLPDHNRNVAKWREVQRRQSGGAGNGDTPQD from the coding sequence ATGGGTTGGGGCCTCCGAATCGCGGCGGGGGCGTTGACCGTCCTCACCGCGGGCAGCGGCGTGGCGTTCTGGGGTGCCCTACGTGTGATGGCCCCCGGACCGCTCGAACATGCCGAGACGGTGGTCATCCCGCGCGGCAGCGGGCTGGAAGCCATCGCGCTGACGCTGGAGGATGCGGGGGTCGTCGACTCCCCGATCCTCTTCCTGTTCGCGGCCAAGCTTCAGGGGCCGCTGAAGGCCGGCGAGTATGCGTTCCCCGCCGGGATCAGCGTCGACGGCGTTCTGGAGATGCTGCGCCAGGGCAAGACCGTGGTCCGCCGCTTCACGGTGCCGGAGGGGCTGACCTCCGCCCAGGTGGTGGCCCTGCTCGACGCCGAGCCGGCGCTGAACGGCGAGTTGAAGGCGCTTCCGAAGGACGGAACGCTTCTGCCGGAAACCTATCACTATTCCTTCGGCGATTCGCGCTCGGCCCTGGTCGAGCGGATGCAGCACGCCATGACCCAGGCCTTGAACGAGGCGTGGAAGAACCGTGGCCCGGATCTGCCTTACGAGACTCCGCAGCAGGCGCTGACCATGGCGTCCATCGTGGAGAAGGAGACCGGCGTCGCGGCGGAGCGTGCCAAGGTGGCCGGCGTCTTCGTCAACCGCCTGGAGACCGGCATGAAGCTCCAGTCGGACCCGACGGTGATCTACGCGCTGACCGATGGCAGCGGGGAGCTGGGGCGGGCCTTGACCCGCAACGACTGGAAGTTCGAGTCGCCCTACAACACCTACGTCGCGGCGGGACTTCCGCCGGGGCCGATCGCCAACCCGGGGCGGGCGTCCATCCAGGCGGCTTTGCACCCGGAAAAACACGACTTCCTGTATTTCGTCGCCGATGGCACCGGCGGGCATGTCTTTGCGAAGACGTTGCCGGATCACAATCGGAACGTCGCCAAATGGCGCGAGGTGCAGCGCCGTCAGTCGGGTGGCGCGGGCAACGGGGACACGCCGCAGGATTAG
- the fabD gene encoding ACP S-malonyltransferase, producing MTRAFVFPGQGSQAVGMGRELAEAFEVARLTFEEVDDALNQRLSRLMFEGPEADLTLTENAQPALMAVSVAVMRVLKDQGGLDLAKHAAFVAGHSLGEYSALCAAGAFTLADTARLLKLRGQAMQKAVPVGQGAMAALLGAELEQAQAIAADAAKTPTGQSEVCTVANDNSSGQVVISGHAEAIERAIVIAAERGLKRTVRLPVSAPFHCPLMQPAADAMAEALAAVTINAPAVPVVANVTASAVSDPNEIRRLLVEQVTGMVRWRESVLYMKEQGVDTLVELGSGKVLSGLAKRIDKEMAGTSVQGPADVESFLKTL from the coding sequence ATGACCAGGGCGTTCGTCTTTCCGGGCCAGGGCAGCCAAGCCGTCGGCATGGGACGTGAGCTGGCCGAGGCGTTCGAGGTCGCGCGGCTCACCTTTGAAGAGGTCGACGACGCGCTGAACCAGCGCCTGTCCCGCCTGATGTTCGAAGGCCCCGAGGCCGACCTGACGCTGACCGAGAACGCCCAGCCGGCCCTGATGGCCGTCAGCGTCGCCGTCATGCGGGTGCTGAAGGACCAGGGCGGGCTCGACCTGGCCAAGCATGCGGCCTTCGTCGCCGGCCATTCGCTCGGCGAGTATTCGGCCCTGTGCGCCGCCGGCGCCTTCACGCTGGCCGACACCGCGCGCCTGCTGAAGCTGCGCGGCCAGGCCATGCAGAAGGCCGTGCCGGTCGGGCAGGGCGCCATGGCCGCCCTGCTGGGCGCCGAGCTGGAGCAGGCCCAGGCCATCGCCGCCGACGCCGCCAAGACCCCCACGGGCCAGAGCGAGGTCTGCACCGTCGCCAACGACAATTCGTCGGGGCAGGTGGTGATCTCCGGCCACGCCGAGGCCATCGAGCGCGCCATCGTGATCGCGGCGGAGCGCGGGCTGAAGCGCACCGTGCGCCTGCCCGTCAGCGCGCCCTTCCACTGCCCGCTGATGCAGCCCGCCGCCGACGCCATGGCCGAGGCCCTGGCCGCGGTGACGATCAACGCGCCGGCGGTTCCGGTGGTCGCCAACGTGACCGCGTCGGCCGTGTCGGACCCCAACGAGATCCGCCGCCTTCTCGTGGAGCAGGTGACCGGCATGGTTCGCTGGCGCGAGAGCGTGCTCTATATGAAGGAGCAGGGCGTCGACACGCTGGTCGAACTCGGCTCCGGCAAGGTGCTGTCGGGTCTCGCCAAGCGCATCGACAAGGAAATGGCCGGCACCTCCGTACAGGGCCCGGCCGACGTCGAATCGTTCTTGAAGACCCTGTGA
- the rpsR gene encoding 30S ribosomal protein S18, with the protein MSDKQTSGAPARTGGGPRRPFFRRRKTCPFSGANAPAIDYKDVKLLSRFISERGKIVPSRITAVSAKKQRELARAIKRARFLALLPYVVK; encoded by the coding sequence ATGTCCGACAAGCAGACCTCGGGCGCTCCGGCCCGCACCGGTGGCGGTCCCCGCCGTCCGTTCTTCCGCCGCCGCAAGACCTGCCCGTTCTCGGGCGCGAACGCCCCGGCGATCGACTACAAGGACGTCAAGCTCCTGTCCCGCTTCATCTCCGAGCGTGGCAAGATCGTGCCGAGCCGCATCACCGCGGTTTCCGCGAAGAAGCAGCGCGAACTCGCCCGCGCCATCAAGCGCGCCCGTTTCCTGGCCCTGCTTCCCTACGTGGTGAAGTAA
- a CDS encoding DUF2232 domain-containing protein produces the protein MASPLAAPLAAAIGVGVVSAFFYLAVLFGGFGALILGYLAPLPLFLAGLWLGSTASLLAGAAGTVAVLAVSSSVLVSLAYLVTAAVPVILVVRQALLARAAADGGVEWYPPGRLLMALTGMGLAGLLGAAVLTLDQPGGLEGAVRETLGRMADQMFSAQGQPAPDPQDIWMAEVLPGFAVISWLVMTIVNGALAQGVLMRFGRNRRPAMRLDDVELPRWLTTAFLLTMVAASLASDPVGFLAVNAALVLALPFAFAGLSVVHVFARSRSAKLPILIGFYMFLFLFGWPIVLMVGLGMIEQWIGLRRRLRPAGPDQEDE, from the coding sequence ATGGCCTCGCCCCTGGCCGCCCCTCTGGCGGCTGCCATCGGTGTCGGCGTGGTCAGCGCTTTCTTCTACCTCGCCGTTCTGTTCGGCGGGTTCGGGGCGCTGATCCTGGGCTATCTGGCGCCGCTGCCGCTGTTCCTCGCGGGATTGTGGCTCGGCTCCACCGCCTCCCTTCTCGCCGGCGCGGCGGGAACGGTGGCGGTCCTGGCGGTGTCGTCCAGCGTCCTGGTGTCTCTCGCCTATCTGGTGACCGCGGCTGTCCCGGTCATCCTGGTGGTGCGGCAGGCGCTGCTGGCGCGGGCGGCGGCCGACGGGGGTGTGGAATGGTACCCTCCGGGCCGGCTCCTGATGGCGCTGACCGGAATGGGACTGGCGGGCCTTCTGGGTGCCGCGGTTCTGACGCTCGATCAGCCCGGCGGGCTGGAGGGCGCGGTGCGGGAGACGCTGGGCCGCATGGCGGACCAGATGTTCTCCGCGCAGGGCCAGCCGGCCCCGGACCCGCAGGACATCTGGATGGCCGAGGTGTTGCCGGGCTTCGCGGTGATCTCATGGCTCGTCATGACGATCGTCAACGGTGCCTTGGCGCAGGGCGTCCTGATGCGGTTCGGCCGCAACCGGCGCCCCGCCATGCGGCTGGACGACGTGGAACTGCCCCGGTGGCTGACCACCGCGTTCCTGCTGACCATGGTGGCTGCCTCGCTGGCGTCGGACCCGGTCGGGTTCCTCGCGGTCAACGCCGCGCTGGTCCTGGCCTTGCCATTCGCCTTTGCCGGGCTTTCGGTGGTGCATGTGTTCGCCCGGAGCCGATCGGCCAAGCTGCCGATCCTCATCGGGTTCTACATGTTCCTGTTTCTTTTCGGTTGGCCGATCGTGCTGATGGTCGGTCTGGGCATGATCGAGCAATGGATTGGGCTGCGTCGCCGTCTCCGGCCCGCCGGCCCCGATCAGGAGGACGAGTGA
- a CDS encoding acyl carrier protein encodes MSDVAERVKKIVVDHLGVEESKVTENASFIDDLGADSLDTVELVMAFEEEFGCEIPDDAAEKILTVKDAIDFIKANAAA; translated from the coding sequence ATGAGCGATGTCGCCGAGCGCGTTAAGAAGATCGTTGTGGACCACCTCGGGGTCGAGGAGTCGAAGGTGACGGAGAACGCCTCCTTCATCGACGATCTCGGCGCCGACAGCCTCGACACGGTCGAGCTGGTTATGGCTTTCGAGGAGGAGTTCGGCTGCGAGATTCCGGACGACGCCGCCGAGAAGATCCTGACGGTGAAGGACGCCATCGACTTCATCAAGGCGAACGCCGCCGCCTGA
- the fabG gene encoding 3-oxoacyl-[acyl-carrier-protein] reductase has translation MFDLTGKKALVTGASGGIGAQIARALHVQGATVALSGTRVAPLEALAAELGERALVVPGNLADAAGTEQLAKDAEAALGQIDILVNNAGLTRDQLAMRMKDDDWQSVLDVNLTAAFRLSRAVLRGMMKRRWGRIIGITSIVGVTGNPGQANYAASKAGMIGMSKSLAAEVASRGITVNCVAPGFITTAMTDALNSEQKDKLLTAIPSGRMGEPGEIAAGVVYLASDEAAYVTGQTLHINGGMAMI, from the coding sequence ATGTTCGACCTGACCGGAAAGAAGGCGCTGGTCACCGGCGCCTCGGGTGGCATCGGGGCGCAGATCGCCCGCGCGCTGCACGTGCAGGGCGCCACCGTCGCGCTCTCCGGCACCCGCGTCGCCCCGCTGGAGGCGCTCGCCGCCGAACTGGGCGAGCGTGCCCTGGTGGTGCCCGGCAACCTCGCCGACGCCGCCGGCACCGAGCAGCTCGCCAAGGACGCGGAGGCCGCCCTCGGCCAGATCGACATCCTGGTGAACAACGCCGGCCTGACCCGCGACCAGCTGGCCATGCGCATGAAGGACGACGACTGGCAGTCGGTGCTGGACGTCAACCTGACCGCCGCCTTCCGCCTGTCGCGCGCCGTGCTGCGCGGCATGATGAAGCGCCGCTGGGGCCGCATCATCGGCATCACCTCGATCGTCGGCGTCACCGGCAACCCCGGCCAGGCCAACTACGCCGCCTCCAAGGCCGGCATGATCGGCATGTCGAAGTCGCTGGCCGCGGAGGTCGCATCGCGCGGCATCACCGTGAACTGCGTCGCGCCGGGCTTCATCACCACGGCGATGACCGACGCCCTGAATTCCGAGCAGAAGGACAAGCTGCTCACCGCCATTCCTTCCGGCCGCATGGGCGAGCCGGGGGAAATCGCCGCCGGAGTCGTGTACCTGGCGAGCGATGAGGCCGCCTATGTCACCGGCCAGACGCTGCACATCAACGGCGGCATGGCCATGATCTGA
- the fabF gene encoding beta-ketoacyl-ACP synthase II produces the protein MRRVVVTGLGLVTPLGVGHKLNWERLTAGQSGIRAITGFDASDLASKVAGQVPRGDGEGLFNPDVFVPPKDQRKMDDFIIFAIAAAHEAIKDSGWVPQTEEERELTGVMVGSGIGGLPGIADGAVTLAEKGPRRISPFFIPACLINLASGHISIQHGFKGPNHAVVTACSTGAHAIGDASRLIMLGDADVMVAGGTEAAVSRLGVGGFAAMRALSTNFNDTPEKASRPYDKDRDGFVIGEGAGVVVLEELEHAKKRGAHIYAEVVGYGMSGDAYHISAPAEDGNGGFRAMRNALKRAGLEPSDIDYVNAHGTSTPLGDEIELGAVKRLFGSAMDNLAMSSTKSAIGHLLGAAGAVEAIYSIKAINHSLVPPTLNLENPSDSCLGVNLVPKVAQERRVRAALSNSFGFGGTNASLIFKEFA, from the coding sequence ATGAGACGTGTCGTCGTTACCGGCCTTGGTCTGGTCACGCCGCTCGGTGTCGGCCATAAGCTCAACTGGGAGCGTCTGACCGCCGGCCAATCGGGCATCCGCGCCATCACGGGTTTTGACGCCTCCGATCTGGCCTCGAAAGTTGCCGGGCAGGTCCCGCGCGGCGATGGCGAGGGGTTGTTCAACCCCGATGTCTTCGTCCCGCCGAAGGACCAGCGGAAGATGGACGATTTCATCATCTTCGCCATCGCCGCCGCCCACGAAGCGATCAAGGATTCCGGCTGGGTTCCCCAGACCGAGGAAGAGCGCGAACTCACCGGCGTCATGGTGGGCTCGGGCATCGGCGGTCTGCCGGGCATTGCCGACGGTGCGGTCACGCTGGCCGAAAAGGGCCCGCGCCGCATCTCCCCCTTCTTCATTCCGGCCTGCCTCATCAATCTGGCGTCCGGCCACATCTCCATCCAGCACGGCTTCAAGGGCCCGAACCACGCGGTGGTCACGGCCTGCTCGACCGGCGCGCACGCCATCGGCGATGCCTCGCGCCTGATCATGCTGGGTGACGCGGACGTGATGGTCGCCGGCGGCACGGAAGCGGCGGTCAGCCGCCTGGGCGTCGGCGGTTTCGCCGCCATGCGCGCCCTGTCGACGAATTTCAACGACACGCCGGAAAAGGCGTCGCGTCCCTATGACAAGGACCGCGACGGCTTCGTGATCGGCGAGGGCGCCGGTGTCGTCGTCCTCGAGGAACTGGAGCACGCCAAGAAGCGCGGCGCCCACATCTACGCCGAAGTGGTCGGCTACGGCATGTCCGGCGACGCCTACCACATCTCCGCCCCGGCGGAGGATGGCAACGGCGGGTTCCGCGCCATGCGCAACGCGCTGAAGCGGGCCGGGCTGGAGCCGTCGGACATCGACTACGTCAACGCGCACGGCACCTCCACGCCGCTGGGCGACGAGATCGAGCTGGGCGCGGTGAAGCGTCTGTTCGGCTCGGCGATGGACAACCTCGCCATGTCCTCCACCAAGTCGGCCATCGGCCACCTGCTGGGGGCCGCCGGCGCGGTCGAGGCGATCTACTCGATCAAGGCGATCAACCACAGCCTGGTTCCGCCGACCCTGAACCTTGAGAACCCGTCGGACAGCTGCCTCGGCGTCAACCTCGTTCCGAAGGTTGCGCAGGAGCGCCGCGTGCGGGCCGCCCTGTCGAACTCCTTCGGCTTCGGCGGCACCAACGCCTCGCTGATCTTCAAGGAATTCGCCTGA
- the rpsF gene encoding 30S ribosomal protein S6, whose amino-acid sequence MALYECVLIARQDISAAQAEQLGEQFAQIIRDNGGQVAKTEYWGLKTLTYKIKKNRKGHYTLFNLDAPAAAVLEMERNMSINEDVLRFMTVRVDALDANPSVMMQSRGERGDRGDRGDRGPRRFEDRGPRPPRRQEPTVAEGENA is encoded by the coding sequence ATGGCTCTTTACGAGTGCGTGCTGATCGCGCGCCAGGACATCTCGGCCGCCCAGGCCGAGCAGCTCGGCGAGCAGTTCGCCCAGATCATTCGCGACAACGGCGGCCAGGTCGCCAAGACCGAATACTGGGGCCTGAAGACGCTCACCTACAAGATCAAGAAGAACCGCAAGGGTCACTACACCCTGTTCAACCTTGATGCCCCCGCCGCCGCCGTCCTCGAGATGGAGCGGAACATGAGCATCAACGAGGACGTGCTGCGCTTCATGACCGTCCGCGTCGATGCGCTGGACGCCAACCCGTCGGTGATGATGCAGAGCCGCGGCGAGCGTGGTGACCGCGGCGATCGCGGCGACCGCGGCCCGCGCCGCTTCGAGGATCGTGGCCCGCGCCCGCCGCGCCGCCAGGAGCCCACCGTTGCCGAAGGGGAGAACGCCTAA
- a CDS encoding cyclopropane-fatty-acyl-phospholipid synthase family protein, whose amino-acid sequence MLLARLLSPALTAGALDIVGADGRRHRVGTGSPSLTLRLHDRALHRDLVVNPRLRFGEAYMDGRLSIEGGTVYDFLALLSAGSDNVQGVLGSLREAASPALRLIQQSNPLRRSRRNVAHHYDLSRAFFELFLDRDLQYSCAYFPTADTGLDEAQEAKKRHIAAKLLLQPGMRVLDIGCGWGGMALYLARMTGAQVTGITLSREQFAVARERAAHAGLAGQVRFELRDYREMEGRFDRIVSVGMFEHVGVPHYPTFFAKLRDLLAEDGVALLHSIGRSDGPGSTNPWFRKYIFPGGYSPALSEVIPAVERAGLWNTDVEILRLHYAETLRHWRERFAARREEARAMHDERFCRMWEFYLAGAEISFRYQGHMVFQMQLARSLGAVPLVRDYMQRAETALADAVPRPLRTGRNVGAGNA is encoded by the coding sequence ATGCTGCTTGCCCGCCTGCTCAGCCCGGCCCTGACGGCCGGCGCCCTGGACATCGTCGGTGCCGACGGACGGAGGCACCGGGTGGGGACCGGCAGCCCGTCGCTCACCCTGCGCCTGCATGACCGGGCGCTGCACCGCGACCTGGTGGTCAATCCGCGGCTGCGCTTCGGCGAAGCCTACATGGACGGCCGCCTGTCCATCGAAGGAGGCACGGTCTATGATTTCCTGGCGCTGCTGAGCGCCGGTTCGGACAATGTCCAGGGTGTTCTCGGCAGTCTCCGGGAGGCCGCCTCCCCGGCGCTGCGGCTCATCCAGCAGAGCAATCCCCTGCGGCGGTCGCGGCGCAACGTCGCCCATCACTACGACCTGTCGCGGGCCTTCTTCGAACTGTTCCTCGACCGCGACCTGCAATATTCCTGCGCCTATTTCCCCACGGCCGACACCGGTCTGGACGAGGCGCAGGAGGCCAAGAAACGGCACATCGCGGCGAAGCTGCTGCTCCAGCCGGGCATGCGCGTCCTCGACATCGGCTGCGGCTGGGGCGGCATGGCGCTCTACCTCGCCCGCATGACCGGCGCCCAAGTCACCGGCATCACCTTGTCCCGCGAGCAGTTCGCCGTGGCGCGCGAGCGGGCAGCCCATGCCGGGTTGGCCGGGCAGGTGCGCTTCGAACTGCGCGATTATCGCGAGATGGAGGGGCGCTTCGACCGCATCGTCTCGGTCGGCATGTTCGAGCATGTCGGCGTGCCCCATTACCCGACCTTCTTCGCCAAGCTGCGCGACCTGCTGGCCGAGGACGGGGTGGCGCTGCTTCATTCCATCGGACGATCGGACGGGCCGGGCTCCACCAACCCATGGTTCCGCAAATACATCTTCCCGGGCGGCTACTCGCCCGCGTTGTCGGAGGTGATCCCGGCGGTGGAGAGGGCCGGGCTGTGGAACACCGACGTCGAGATCCTGCGCCTGCATTACGCCGAAACGCTGCGCCATTGGCGGGAGCGCTTCGCGGCCCGGCGCGAGGAGGCCCGCGCCATGCACGACGAGCGCTTCTGCCGGATGTGGGAGTTCTATCTGGCTGGGGCGGAGATCAGCTTCCGCTACCAGGGGCACATGGTTTTCCAGATGCAGTTGGCCCGCTCGCTGGGCGCCGTTCCGCTCGTCCGCGACTACATGCAGCGCGCCGAAACGGCCCTGGCCGACGCGGTGCCGCGGCCCCTGCGCACCGGCCGGAACGTCGGTGCCGGCAACGCTTGA